The Amycolatopsis coloradensis sequence CGCCAGCTCGTGTTCTGCAGCGGGGTGTCGCGGCGCAGGACCTCCTCGATGACGAGCGTCAGGTGTGCGCCGTCGGCGCGGGCGCGGGCCGCCTCCTCCGGATGCGTGATGAGGGTCAGCGCGGTGGACACGATGAGGCTGATCGTCGTCTCGTGCCCGGCGATCAGGGACAGGAACGCCGTCGCGGCGACCTCTTCGGTGGTCAGTTTCCCGGCGGCCTCCTGTGCGAGGAGGTCGCTGATCAGGTCCGCACCCGGTTCGGCGCGTTTGCGGGCGACGACGTCGGCGAGCAACGCGTCCAGGTCATCGGTCGCCTTGAGCATCGACGCCATGTCCGTGACGTCGCCGGCGGCGACCACCAGCGCGGGCGGGCGGACCTCGTCCAGCAGGCCGTCCGGGATGCCGATCAGCTCGCAGATCGACCGGATTCCGAGTGGATAGGCGAAATCCTCGACGAGGTCGCCCTCGCCCCTGTCCAGTATCGGGTCGAGCAGTTCGTTCGCGAGCCGATGCGTGCGGTCGCGTATGTGCAGCAGCCGCCGCGGGCCGAAGGCACCGGCACAGGCCTTGCGCAGCCGTGCGTGTTCTTCGCCCTCGAAGTTGTTCATATGCCCGATGAGCGTCGGCCGGTGATCGGCGGGCAGCCCGAGATTGGCCTTGCGCCAGTGGTCCGCCGCGACGGACGGGCATTTGGACAAACGCGGGTCGGCCATCGCGGAAACGACGTCCGCGTGCCGGGTCAGCAGCCAGGCCCAGGTGTTGCCGGGAAGCGGAAGCCGGAACGCGGGGGCGTTCGCCCGGAGCCATTCGTAGGCGGGTGAGGGATCCCTGTCGAATTCCGGGCCGAACAGCACGGGAACCGCGGCGGCGTCGTATTCGGCATCAGGCATACGAGCCACGATGCCAGCTCGTGGCGGAAGAGCGTCCGGCGAACGCGGGTATCGGCCTGTCTCACGCGATCGTCAACGCGGTCCCCCTGTCACCCCCTTGTGGTGACCCAGCAAGATCGAAGCGGGTGCGGTGCGTAGCAGTGGGAGGTGACCCTCGTCAGCGAGTTCGGCAAGCACGACCCTGACGCGGTTTCGGTGCGGCCGCGCGGTTCGCTCCGGGATTTCGCCGACACCGTCGGCCTCGCCGCCGCCCGCGTCTGGCGGCTGCGTGGCCGTGCCTGGAACACCCTGCGGCATCCGGCGGGGTGGGAACTGTGGCGGCTGCCGCCCGCGGCGGTCTTCTGGATGCTCGGCACCGAGATCGCGGTCGCGGCCTGGGCGCTGTACAGCGGTTTCAAGGCCTCCACCACGACCACCGATCTCGTCCGCTTCGGCGTGATCGCGTGTTGCGCGATCTGGTACGTCGTCCAGACGCAGCATCCCGAGGAGCAGCGCCGAGCCGACGACCGGCGCGGCGAACACATCGACCAGACCGCCGTCTGGCTGGGCGGCGGGGCCGTTCTGCTGCCGCCCGCGTTGTCACTCGCGTTGCTGCTGATGGTGCGCGTGCAGCGCTACTCCATCGCGCACAAGGCGATGACGACGTTCCTCTTCACCACCGCCGCGCACGCCGCCTCCATTCTCGGCGTGCACACGATCACCGAACTGACGGCACTGCACACCTGGCTCGAATCGGGCACGCTCCCCCAGCGACCGGGTGACATCGCGGTCGCCGCCGTCGCGCTGGTGGGTGCCGCGCTCTGGTACTTCGCGTCGCAGACGCTCCTGATCAGCATCGCGCGCGGCCTCGCGTGGGGCGGCTGGCGGCGGCAGAAGCTGATCGGCAGCTGGGCCGACAACGCGGACTTCGTCTACGCGCTGCAACTCGCCGCGTGCACCACGATCCTCGGCGCGGTCAACATCGCGCTGGTGCCGCTCGTGATGATCGGGGTCGCGCTGCGGTCGACCCGGCTCTCGCAGGTGCTGGCGGACACGATCGCGCGCAGCCAGCGTGACCGGAAGACCGGACTGCTGACCGAGGACTCCTTCCACGCCCCCGCGGCCCTGCGGCTGCTCGAAGACCAGACCGGACGGCGGCCGACGGCGTTCCTGATGCTGGACCTCGACCATTTCAAGCAGTGGAACGACAAGTACGGGCATTCCGGCGGCGACATCGTGCTCGGGTGCGTCAGTGCCGTGCTGCGGCAGAACACCCGCTCCACCGACATCGTCGGGCGCTGGGGCGGCGAGGAGTTCTCGGTACTGCTGCCGGACACCACCCGCGAAGAAGCGATGCGGATCGCCGAGCGGATCCGGGCGGCCGTCGCGAAGACCGCCATCACCGGCCTGACCGAACTCGCCAGCGGGCACGCCACCAACGAGCCCCGCGCGGTGGGGCCGATCCACGGCTGCACCGTGTCGATCGGCGTCGGGCTCTCGCCCGAACACTCGACGGACTATGGCGAACTCTTCCGCGCGGCCGACGCGGCCATGTACCAAGCGAAACGAAGCGGGCGGAACCGGGTGGTCGTGGCGCCATCCGCGATTCCTCCTTCGCCGCGGGCTCCGACGTCTCCCTTGAGCCGAGCCGGAGACTCGCGCCGCGACTGACACGCGTTCAGTCCTCTGAATGCGTTCGGCGAGCGTCAGCGGCGGGTCACGAGGCGGGTCTCGAGCAGATCGCCGACCACGCGGGTCTCCACGCCGGTCCGCCGTTCGAACGCGGAGCCGCGCAACGGCCATAACGCGACCAGCACGACACCCACCGCCGCGCACGCGGCCAGCACCAGCGCGGCGACGAACTGGGCGGCTCCGGCGGTCGCCGTGCTCAGCACCGCGAAGCCGATCAGGACGATCACGGTGGGCAGCACCGCGGCCAGCGCGACCAGGAAAGCGGGGGTGCGGCGCAGGTCCCGGCGCCGGGTGGTCAGCCAGGCGGCGAGCAGGCAGGCGAACGACGCAGCCAGCAGGCAGGCGCCCGCCGTGTCGCTGAGCCGATGCCAGCCCAGCGCGATGGTCGACGACGCGACCCAGGCGACGGCGACGCCGCCGATCCCGATGATCGCCGGGCGGAATCGTTGCGGCAGAACGAAAGCGAGCGCCATCAGAATGGCCATGGCGGCGCTGACGTGCCCGCTGGGGAAGCTGTTGTGCCCCGGCCCGCGGCCGCCGTCGGGCAGTTCGGGACGGACGAGGACGTAGAGCTTGAGCAACTGCGCGGCGACGAGCGGGAGCACGAGGACGCTCAGCGCGGGGACCAGGAGGCCGGGTTTGCGCCGGAGCAGCGCCAGGACGACCAGCCCGATCCCGGCGGCGCCGATCACGAGCACCATGTCCTGGTCACGCAGCGGTCCCGCCCAGTCCATTGTGGACCACTGGCCGGACTGCGCGCTGCGGACGACGCCGTTCTCCGCGAGCTGCCCGGCCGACGTGTGCACGAAGAGCACATAGGTCACGAGGAACGCGACGGCCAGTCCCAGTCCGGTGGCGAGCTGGAACACGGCCCTGGACAGGGTCCGCCGGGTCTCGGCGTGCCGTCCCGGCAGCGGACGGCGGGCGGGGGTCGGCTTCGCTTCGTGGGTGAGTAGGGCCATGCGTCTCACTGTCCCCACGGCGTTTAGCCATGAGGTCCGGACAATGTCATGGTTCTGCTACAAGATCGAGCCGAGTCGCACACGCGCGAAGACATCCGAATAATGGCGGCGTGGCAAGTGTCCTTGTGATCGAAGACGACGCGTCCGTGCGGGAGGGGCTGGAACTCGCGCTGCGCCGGCAGGCGCACACCGTCCACACCGCCGAGAGCGGTGAGCTCGGGCTGGAGAAACTGCGGGTGTTCCAGCCCGACATCGTCGTGCTGGACCTGATGCTCCCCGGCATCGACGGCTTCGAGACCTGCCGCCGCATCCGCTCGGCGGGCGAGGTGCCGATCATCATGCTCACCGCCCGCAGCGACGACTTCGACATCGTGGCCGGGCTGGAGGCAGGCGCCGACGACTACGTGACCAAGCCGATCGAACCCCGCGTGCTCGACGCCCGGATCCGGGCGGTGCTGCGGCGCGCGGTGAGCGAGAAGCCCGCGAACGACGACGCCGCCGGGGAGCGGCACGGCGGCCTGGTCATCGACCGGGCGGGGCTGGTGGTCACGAAGAACGGCGAACCGGTCTCGCTCACCCCGACCGAGCTGAAACTGCTGCTGGAGCTGTCTCGCACGCCAGGACAGGTCTACAGCCGCCAGCAGATCCTCTCCGCCGTCTGGGATCACGACTACCTCGGCGACTCCCGGCTGGTCGACGCCTGTGTCCAGCGGCTGCGCGCGAAGATCGAAGACGTTCCCGCTAAACCCGAACACGTCCAGACCGTCCGCGGCTTCGGGTACCGGTTCGGCCGTTCATGAGGCTGCTCTCCGGGCTGCGGCCGCGGCTCATCCTGGCCTTCGCGGCGATGACGATCATCGGGGCGGCGGCCGCGGCGGGGGCCAGTTACGTCTCGGCGAGGAACGCGATCCTCAAGGCCGTCCAGGACGCGGCGATGGACCAGCTGAAGGACCGGGTCGGCGCCTACGACCGCCCACTGTCCACGCCACCGACCCAGGACCAGCTCAACGACTTCGCGGGCAGCCTGCGGTTGAACGCCGTCGCGGTCCACGGGACCCTGCGGTCGGTCAACGGCCCGGACCTGACCCGGTTCTCGACCGAACTGCGGCGGACGGTCGCGGGCGACATCCGGATCCAGTTCCAGCGGCTGGACCGCGACACCGGCCCCGAACTCCAGGTCGGCCTGCCGGTGCTGACGCGGCAGCCCGACGGGTCGATGGGGGCCAGCGGCATCGAGGTGTACTCGCTCACCTCGCTCGTCCAGCAGCAACAGGCCATCGACGAACTCGCGAAATCGGCCTGGCAGATGGCCGCGCTCGTCCTTCCGCTGGCCGCGGCGCTCGCCCTGCTCGCGGCGAGACAGGTGCTGAGACCGGTACGGGCGCTCAACACCGCCGCCGCCCAGCTCGGTGAGGGCAGGCTCGACGTCCGGCTGCCCGCCAAAGGGTCCGACGAGCTGGCCGAACTGGTCACGACCTTCAACAACACCGCCGCCGAACTGGAGCGCACCGTCGGGGAGGTGCGTGCCATGGAGGCCGACGCCCGCCGGTTCGTCGCCGACGTCTCGCACGAGCTCCGCACGCCACTCGCGGCGATGAACGCGGTCACCGACGTCCTCGACGAGGACGCGGACACCCTGCCGCCCGACACCGCCGTCGCGGCGCGGCTGGTCTCGGGCGAGACCCGGAGACTGACCCGGCTGGTCCAGGACCTGGTCGAGATCTCCCGGTTCGACGCGGGCCGCGCCGAACTCGTGCTCGACGAATGGGATCTCGCGACGGCGATCAGGGACAGCCTCGACGCCCGCGGCTGGCGCGAGGGCGAAGACCTGGTCACCGACCTGCCGGAAGGTGTCCTCGCCCGGGTCGACCGGCGGCGGCTCGACCTGATCGTGGCCAATCTCGTCGGCAACGCGTTCCGGCACGGCGCGGCGCCGGTCGAAGTCCGCCTGCGCGCCGGCGACGACGGCGTCATCCTGGAGGTCGAGGATCACGGGCCCGGCATCGATCCCGAGGTCCTGCCGCACGTGTTCGACCGGTTCACCAAGGCCGACACCGCCCGTGCCCGCTCCGAGGGCAGCGGGCTCGGCTTGGCGATCGCGCTGGAGAACGCTCGCCTGCACGGTGGCGACATCACCGCCGCCGACACCGGGCACGGCGCCCGGTTCGTCCTGCGCCTGCCGCACCGGACGGAAGGAGGGACGCGATGAGAAGGACCCGGGTACTGCTCGCGCTCGCGGCCGCGACGCTCGTGACGGCCTGCGGCGTCCAGCCGACCGGCGTCGTCCCGGCCGGGCCCGGCCCGTCGATCCGCGCGACCACGGGGACCTACGTTCGCGCCGGTCTGACGCTGTACTTCGTCTCCGACGGCCGTGTCATCCCGGTGACCCGGCCCACCGAAGGCTTCATCTCCCCCGAAGGCGCGATCACGCTGTTGCTGAAGGGGCCGACGGAGCGAGAAGCCGCGCAGGGGCTCACGACGTTCGTCCCGCCGGAGATCGGGCGGGTCGAGGTGTATTCGGGCAACCCGACATCCATCGTGCTGCCGTTCCCCGTCCGCAAATTGTCCAACCAGGCCATCAACCAGCTGATCTGCACGACGATCGCGGCCTCGGCGGACACCGGACGGGCTCCGGTCGCCCCGGGAGTGAACGTGTCCTCGCCGGACGGGAAGATGTACTTCCAATCCTGCAAAGCGGATTGAATTCATCACTCACAGTGCTCACATAAAAGCACTTCTTGTGTCTGTACGGACGTGAGCTCCTTTTGGTTCACCGATCAAGGTAACTGTGGGCGAACACACTCGGGCGTGACATTGCCGTGTCCTTTTCGTAATGTTGCCCGGAGCTCGCGGCCCCCGACGCGAGTTCCCGTCCCCGAAGTGGTGAGTGATCAGAGAAATGGCCGGCAGACATCGCAAGAACAAGGCTCCGCAGTGGAAGCTCCCCGCGGGTATCGCGGCAGCGGTCGCCACGGCGCTCCCGGCGTCGATGTGGCTGACCACCGCAGGTACCCCCGACGTCGAAGCGGCCAGTGCCGCGCTCGCGGTGAAGGCTCCCCCGGCCTCCAGCGTGACGCCCCCGCCGTCGACCAGCAGCACCCCGCCCTCCAGCACAAGCCCTACCCCCTCCACGGCCCCCTCCCCCGCGACCTCCTCGGCTCCCCCGAAGCCGACGACGTCGACCAAAGCCCCCGCGCCGGTCAAGAAGACCGTGCCCGCCGCGACGGCGTGTTCCACCGACCTCGCCGGCACCAAACCGCACGTGGCCCAGGTCGGTAACCACGTCAAGGCGAAGTTCGGCGTCAAGAACGTCGGCGGTGTCGCCGGCCGGGCGAACGCCAGCGACCACCCCTCCGGCCTCGCGCTGGACTTCATGGTGGACACCGCCACCGGCAACGCCATCGCCGAGTACCTCCTGGCCAACCAGAAGGACTTCGGTGTCACCTACGTCATCTGGCGTCAGCGCTACAACGACGGCAGCGGCTGGGACACCATGGAGGACCGCGGCGGCGCGACCGCCAACCACATGGACCACGTCCACGTCTCCTTCGCCAAGAGCGCGAAGGTGAACGTCAGCTGCTAACGATTCCGGGCGGGCCGCTCGCCGGGCTGGATCACCGGTCGTCCGACGACCTCTTCCACGCCTTTGACGGCGAGCCGGTCCGCCCGCTCGTTCTCCGGATGCCCGGCGTGGCCCTTGACCCAATGCCATTCGACGTCGTGCCGTGAGGCGGCTTCGTCGAGACGGCGCCACAGGTCGGCGTTCTTGACCGGTGTCTTGGCCGAGGTCATCCAGCCGTTGTTCTTCCAATTCCGCACCCAGCTGGTGATGCCGTTCCGGACGTAGGTGCTGTCGGTGTAGATGTCGACGGTGACCCGGCGCTTCAGGCTTTCCAGCGCCTCGATGGGCGCGGTCAATTCCATCCGGTTGTTCGTGGTCGGCCCGGGATCCCCGCCGTAGATCTCCTTCTCGACGGTGCCGTACCGCAGCACCGCGCCCCAGCCGCCGGGACCGGGATTCCCGCTGCACGCGCCATCGGTGTAGATCTCGACTTCCGCCACCGGGACACCCTAGCGACGGGTTCAGTCCGGCAGCAGCGGCACCCACGGCCGCTCGGCCTGCCCGAGATGCACCGCACGCGTGATGGATTTCGACCCGAACCGGTCCCGGACGGTGTCGAGCGTCGAATCGAGCGCGTCCCTCGGCTTCGCCCCGAACGGCAAGGCCAGCTGGATCGCGTCGTCCTTCGACAGATTCGTGAGCGCGAGCCCGATCAGCGTGAGCCCGCGTTCGTCGATCAGCGGTCTCGCCGCCGCGAGCAGGTCACGGGCCGCCGCGACGATCGCGCCGGTCTGTTCCGTCGCCTCCATGAGGGTGTGCGAACGCGTCGCCTTCGTGAAGTCGGCGAACCGCATCCGCAGCACGACGGTGCGGCACACCCGGTGCGCCGCCCGCAGACGACGGGCGAGGCGATCGGCAAGGGTCAGCAGCATCGCGTCGAGTTCGGCGGGTGACCGCGGCCTGCTCCCGAGCGCGTGCTGCGCCCCGATCGACCGGCGGCGACGGCCCGTCTGCACGCGGCGAGGGTCGTCGTTGTGGGACAGGGCGTGCAGATGGGCCCCGACGCCGCGGCCGAGCATCCGGACGAGTTCCTTCTCCCCGAACCCCTCCATCTGCCCGACCGTCGTCACGCCGCGCTCGCGGAGCTTCCGCGCCGTCACCTTGCCGACACCCCACAGCCGCTCGACCGGAAGCGGGTGCAGGAACTCCAGCTCCTTGTCGTGCGGCACGACGAGGAGGCCGTCGGGTTTCGCGACGCCGCTGGCCACCTTCGCGAGGAACTTCGTCCTGGCAACGCCCACGGTGATCGGCAGGCCGACCTGCTCCAGGACGTCCTTGCGCAGCTTCGCCGCGATCCGGCTCGGAGTACCCGCGATCTTCAGCAGCCCGCCGACGTCGAGGAAGGCCTCGTCGATCGAGATGCCTTCCACGAGCGGCGTCGTGTTGCCGAAGACCTCGAAGACCGCCTTGCTCGCCGCCGAATACACGTGCATCCGGGGCGGAACCACGATCGCGTCCGGGCACAACCGCCGCGCCTGGCCGCCGCCCATCGCCGTGCGGACACCGAACGCCTTGGCCTCGTAACTGGCCGCCAGCACCACACCGCCGCCGACGATGACCGGCCGCCCGCGCAGCTTGGGGTCGTCACGCTGCTCGACCGACGCGTAGAACGAGTCCAGGTCGGCATGCAGGATGGAACCCTCGGTCGTCATAGAACATATGTTCGCATCAAACGGCCCAGCGACCAAGCGCCCCGCTAACCTGGCCCTGGTCGACGTAGTGAAAAAGGGGGCCACATGCGGCGACTCTCACCAGGGGCGACAGCGGCGGCCGCGGGAGTGGCCGCCCTGACCTCGATCGCGGCCGGCGTGGTGGGAAACCTGGCGACCGACACCGTCGGTGAGATCAGCGCCGGATGGAAACCGGTCATCTGGACGGGGCTCGGCCTCTTGGCGGCCGCACTGACGTTCTCGGCGATCCAGAACGCCTTGAGATCCGCGCGCGATCCGGCGTCCGCCACCGATGTCCCGGACGCCGGATCGGCCGAGCACGGCGAACACGATCGCCGGGCGAGGCCGTGGCAGGTCAAGGCGGTGCTGACGGTTTGGGCCCTGATCGCCATCGCCGGTATTGCCGGTGCCGCGCTCGCGTTCACCTCGCCTGGTTTCTTGGACATCGGCACGCTCTACCTCACGTCCTTCCAGCTCGAACGCAATTCGAGAGGCGGCTGGGAGATCACTCCTCCCGCAGGCATCGCGTTGGGCATCGTGGTCTTCGCGTGGAGCATCCCCCCGTTCCTCGCTGGTGCGCACGCCTACCGCGCCGTTCCTGCTTCCGTCGGCGAAACCACTCGCACACTCGCCGCGTGCGTCGCTTTCGTCTTCGCCGGCTGGTCCGTCTTCTCCGGAACACTCGCCTGCATGGCGGCGCTCCGGCAACTGGTGTCGCCGGGTGTTGCCATTTACGTGGCACTGATCGGTCTCCTGGCCGTGATCTTCACCGCGTGGGGTTGGGCCAAGGAAGCGGAAACGCTCAGTCGAACGGCGGCCCAGAACAGGAAACCCGGTGCTTGAAGATCTCTCCGTCCCGGATCTCGGCGGAGTACGTCGGCCTCGGCGAGATCGCGCGCCAGGCGTTCAGCACCTCCTCCGACTCCCAGTACTCGAAGATGTTCACCCGGCCCGGCTCGATCGTGTCCGCCGAGATCACCACGTCGAGACACCCGGGGTGGGCCCGCGCCTTCTCGACGATCACCTGGTGCCCGGCCACGTACCGGTCCCGTTCCTCCGGGTCGACGTACACCTTGCCCGCCACGATCACGGTCATCTAGCTATCCCTTCGTCCGGTCGGTTCACCCCACCGACGAACGCGGACGCCGGGAACCGACACGGGCGCGGACGAAATCCGTCACCGATCGTCCGCCGGCGAAACACCAGATCGCGATCACCGGGTCGCAGATCGCGCAGCCGAACGACGAATGCTCGGCGAACGGGATGATCGGGGCGCCCTTGAGGTGGTGGACGACGTCCCAGCCGGTGTGCAGCAGCCAGGCGATGCCGATGAACGTCCAGGATTCGAGGCCGAGGTAAGCCACATAGGTCACGAGCGCGGTGAACGCGAACTCCCAGATCCCGAAGCCGCCACCGCTCAGATAGGCGGCGCCCGCCCCCGCCACCATGACCGCGTTGAAGCGGCGGCGGTGCGGTTCGTGGATCAGCGACATCAGCACGACGTAGACGAGGCCGACGAGAATCGGCGCGATGATCATCATGGCTCGACGCTAGAACCGGCCGGGGTCCGCTCCCAGTGGCGTGAACGACGCCTTCCAACGGGATCTCGCCATCGGGTGGGTACGGTGCGGTCATGCACACCGTCGCGGTCCTCGCCCTGGACAAGGTGATCCCGTTCGACCTCTCGACGCCGATCGAGGTCTTCACCCGGACCCGGCTCGCCGACGGCAGCGCCGGTTACCGGCTGCTCGTCTGCGCCGAACACCCGGACGTCGACGCCGGGCACTTCACCTTGCGCGCGCCGTGGGGACTGGAGGCGCTGCGCGAGGCCGACACGATCATCGTCCCCGGCACCGCGGATCCGACCGGACCGTTGCCGGAAACCGTCCGCGACGCGCTCACGTCGGCCGCCGCGAGAGGCAAGCGGATCGCCTCGATCTGTTCCGGCACCTTCGTTCTCGCCGCCGCGGGCCTGCTCGACGGCCTCCGCGCCACCACGCACTGGGTCGCCGCCGAAGCGCTGGCCGCGGCGTACCCCGGAATCGAGGTCGACCCGGACGTACTCTATGTCGACAACGGGCAGATCTTGACGTCCGCGGGCGCCGCCGCCGGCCTGGATCTGTGCCTGCACCTGATCCGGCGGGACCACGGCTCCGCGATCGCCGCCGACGCGGCCCGCCTTTCGGTCATGGCGCTGGAACGTGAGGGCGGGCAGGCGCAGTTCATCGCGTTGCGGCATCCGCCCGCTCCCCGCGGCGCGGCCTTGGAACCCACGCTCCTCTGGATGCAGGAGAATCTCGCGCGCGAACTCACCTTGGCCGACATCGCCACACGCGCCGGGATGAGCACGCGCACGTTGATCCGCCACTTCCGCGAGCAGACCGGGACGACACCATTGCAGTGGCTGCACCGGGCGAGAGTCCGGCAGGCGCAGCATCTGCTGGAGACCACTCAGTACGCCGTCGAACGAATTGGCGCCGAAGTCGGTTTCGGTTCGCCCACGGCGTTCCGCGACCGGTTCAAGCGCATGACGGGCGTCAGCCCCGGCACCTATCGACGCGCTTTCCGTTAAGCGGCGCGGGCCAGAGCGGTGTCCGAGGCCCGCGCCCGGGCCTGTTCCGCGAATCGCTTCCGGGCGGCGACGACTCTGAGCCAGCGTTCCGAGCGCTCGGCGTCCAGATCGGAGGTGGCGCGGGCGAGCACTTCGGCGGCGCGTGCGGCGGAATCGATCTCGGCGGCGGCGCCGAGGTAGTCGCCCACGTCGATCAGCTTGTAGGCGTGACGCATCTCGGTCTGCG is a genomic window containing:
- a CDS encoding GGDEF domain-containing protein, whose protein sequence is MTLVSEFGKHDPDAVSVRPRGSLRDFADTVGLAAARVWRLRGRAWNTLRHPAGWELWRLPPAAVFWMLGTEIAVAAWALYSGFKASTTTTDLVRFGVIACCAIWYVVQTQHPEEQRRADDRRGEHIDQTAVWLGGGAVLLPPALSLALLLMVRVQRYSIAHKAMTTFLFTTAAHAASILGVHTITELTALHTWLESGTLPQRPGDIAVAAVALVGAALWYFASQTLLISIARGLAWGGWRRQKLIGSWADNADFVYALQLAACTTILGAVNIALVPLVMIGVALRSTRLSQVLADTIARSQRDRKTGLLTEDSFHAPAALRLLEDQTGRRPTAFLMLDLDHFKQWNDKYGHSGGDIVLGCVSAVLRQNTRSTDIVGRWGGEEFSVLLPDTTREEAMRIAERIRAAVAKTAITGLTELASGHATNEPRAVGPIHGCTVSIGVGLSPEHSTDYGELFRAADAAMYQAKRSGRNRVVVAPSAIPPSPRAPTSPLSRAGDSRRD
- a CDS encoding response regulator transcription factor, whose amino-acid sequence is MASVLVIEDDASVREGLELALRRQAHTVHTAESGELGLEKLRVFQPDIVVLDLMLPGIDGFETCRRIRSAGEVPIIMLTARSDDFDIVAGLEAGADDYVTKPIEPRVLDARIRAVLRRAVSEKPANDDAAGERHGGLVIDRAGLVVTKNGEPVSLTPTELKLLLELSRTPGQVYSRQQILSAVWDHDYLGDSRLVDACVQRLRAKIEDVPAKPEHVQTVRGFGYRFGRS
- the rnhA gene encoding ribonuclease HI; the protein is MAEVEIYTDGACSGNPGPGGWGAVLRYGTVEKEIYGGDPGPTTNNRMELTAPIEALESLKRRVTVDIYTDSTYVRNGITSWVRNWKNNGWMTSAKTPVKNADLWRRLDEAASRHDVEWHWVKGHAGHPENERADRLAVKGVEEVVGRPVIQPGERPARNR
- a CDS encoding cytochrome P450, with the translated sequence MPDAEYDAAAVPVLFGPEFDRDPSPAYEWLRANAPAFRLPLPGNTWAWLLTRHADVVSAMADPRLSKCPSVAADHWRKANLGLPADHRPTLIGHMNNFEGEEHARLRKACAGAFGPRRLLHIRDRTHRLANELLDPILDRGEGDLVEDFAYPLGIRSICELIGIPDGLLDEVRPPALVVAAGDVTDMASMLKATDDLDALLADVVARKRAEPGADLISDLLAQEAAGKLTTEEVAATAFLSLIAGHETTISLIVSTALTLITHPEEAARARADGAHLTLVIEEVLRRDTPLQNTSWRFVTEPMELAGQRMEAGDPILLSLLAANRDPEVHSEPLAFRPGERPVRHVAFGVGPHVCIGAALARMQASAALETLFGRAPSMTLTVPEDRLVWWPSAITRGLHNLPVRLS
- a CDS encoding GlxA family transcriptional regulator, with amino-acid sequence MHTVAVLALDKVIPFDLSTPIEVFTRTRLADGSAGYRLLVCAEHPDVDAGHFTLRAPWGLEALREADTIIVPGTADPTGPLPETVRDALTSAAARGKRIASICSGTFVLAAAGLLDGLRATTHWVAAEALAAAYPGIEVDPDVLYVDNGQILTSAGAAAGLDLCLHLIRRDHGSAIAADAARLSVMALEREGGQAQFIALRHPPAPRGAALEPTLLWMQENLARELTLADIATRAGMSTRTLIRHFREQTGTTPLQWLHRARVRQAQHLLETTQYAVERIGAEVGFGSPTAFRDRFKRMTGVSPGTYRRAFR
- a CDS encoding antibiotic biosynthesis monooxygenase family protein, which translates into the protein MTVIVAGKVYVDPEERDRYVAGHQVIVEKARAHPGCLDVVISADTIEPGRVNIFEYWESEEVLNAWRAISPRPTYSAEIRDGEIFKHRVSCSGPPFD
- the dinB gene encoding DNA polymerase IV gives rise to the protein MTTEGSILHADLDSFYASVEQRDDPKLRGRPVIVGGGVVLAASYEAKAFGVRTAMGGGQARRLCPDAIVVPPRMHVYSAASKAVFEVFGNTTPLVEGISIDEAFLDVGGLLKIAGTPSRIAAKLRKDVLEQVGLPITVGVARTKFLAKVASGVAKPDGLLVVPHDKELEFLHPLPVERLWGVGKVTARKLRERGVTTVGQMEGFGEKELVRMLGRGVGAHLHALSHNDDPRRVQTGRRRRSIGAQHALGSRPRSPAELDAMLLTLADRLARRLRAAHRVCRTVVLRMRFADFTKATRSHTLMEATEQTGAIVAAARDLLAAARPLIDERGLTLIGLALTNLSKDDAIQLALPFGAKPRDALDSTLDTVRDRFGSKSITRAVHLGQAERPWVPLLPD
- a CDS encoding DUF6010 family protein gives rise to the protein MMIIAPILVGLVYVVLMSLIHEPHRRRFNAVMVAGAGAAYLSGGGFGIWEFAFTALVTYVAYLGLESWTFIGIAWLLHTGWDVVHHLKGAPIIPFAEHSSFGCAICDPVIAIWCFAGGRSVTDFVRARVGSRRPRSSVG
- a CDS encoding phosphatase PAP2 family protein — its product is MALLTHEAKPTPARRPLPGRHAETRRTLSRAVFQLATGLGLAVAFLVTYVLFVHTSAGQLAENGVVRSAQSGQWSTMDWAGPLRDQDMVLVIGAAGIGLVVLALLRRKPGLLVPALSVLVLPLVAAQLLKLYVLVRPELPDGGRGPGHNSFPSGHVSAAMAILMALAFVLPQRFRPAIIGIGGVAVAWVASSTIALGWHRLSDTAGACLLAASFACLLAAWLTTRRRDLRRTPAFLVALAAVLPTVIVLIGFAVLSTATAGAAQFVAALVLAACAAVGVVLVALWPLRGSAFERRTGVETRVVGDLLETRLVTRR
- a CDS encoding HAMP domain-containing sensor histidine kinase, with the protein product MRLLSGLRPRLILAFAAMTIIGAAAAAGASYVSARNAILKAVQDAAMDQLKDRVGAYDRPLSTPPTQDQLNDFAGSLRLNAVAVHGTLRSVNGPDLTRFSTELRRTVAGDIRIQFQRLDRDTGPELQVGLPVLTRQPDGSMGASGIEVYSLTSLVQQQQAIDELAKSAWQMAALVLPLAAALALLAARQVLRPVRALNTAAAQLGEGRLDVRLPAKGSDELAELVTTFNNTAAELERTVGEVRAMEADARRFVADVSHELRTPLAAMNAVTDVLDEDADTLPPDTAVAARLVSGETRRLTRLVQDLVEISRFDAGRAELVLDEWDLATAIRDSLDARGWREGEDLVTDLPEGVLARVDRRRLDLIVANLVGNAFRHGAAPVEVRLRAGDDGVILEVEDHGPGIDPEVLPHVFDRFTKADTARARSEGSGLGLAIALENARLHGGDITAADTGHGARFVLRLPHRTEGGTR